The following coding sequences lie in one Halorarum halophilum genomic window:
- a CDS encoding ABC transporter permease, protein MTRGGRLAGLFERAVQAHASRMAAVVIALVIAFLWVPIAVLVFMSFADGGVLSFPPDKLTLRWYRVFLSNDAALDAIVTTLTISVPATVVSVVLSTMIAYAVNRYVFPGRSWLQLLATLPIIVPLVVTGVAMVLFFKGTLGLPDYISVVIAHVIRTIPFATLVILPTFLTFDRRLEEASKDLGADELRTFWQVTLPNIFPGIVAGGLLAFTLSFNEFVYTYFVKGSGDPTLPVYIWNQIRYNVTPEVNVISVVFLLVAVSMVLVAVSLTRVELLARR, encoded by the coding sequence GTGACCCGAGGCGGTCGCCTCGCGGGGCTGTTCGAGCGGGCCGTCCAGGCCCACGCCTCGCGCATGGCCGCGGTCGTCATCGCGCTGGTGATCGCGTTCCTCTGGGTGCCGATCGCGGTGCTCGTGTTCATGTCGTTCGCCGACGGGGGCGTGCTGTCGTTCCCGCCGGATAAGCTCACCCTCCGGTGGTACCGGGTGTTCCTTTCGAACGACGCCGCGCTGGACGCCATCGTGACGACGCTGACCATCTCTGTCCCGGCGACGGTCGTCAGCGTCGTCCTTTCCACGATGATCGCGTACGCCGTCAACCGGTACGTGTTCCCGGGCCGGAGCTGGCTGCAGCTCCTCGCGACGCTGCCGATCATCGTCCCGCTCGTGGTGACCGGCGTCGCCATGGTGCTGTTCTTCAAGGGGACGCTCGGCCTCCCGGACTACATCTCGGTAGTGATCGCCCACGTGATCAGGACGATCCCGTTCGCGACGCTGGTCATCCTCCCGACGTTCCTGACGTTCGACCGGCGGCTGGAGGAGGCCTCGAAGGACCTCGGCGCGGACGAACTCCGGACGTTCTGGCAGGTCACCCTCCCGAACATCTTCCCGGGGATCGTCGCCGGCGGCCTGCTCGCGTTCACCCTTTCGTTCAACGAGTTCGTCTACACCTACTTCGTGAAGGGGTCGGGCGACCCGACGCTGCCGGTGTACATCTGGAACCAGATCCGCTACAACGTCACGCCGGAGGTGAACGTCATCAGCGTCGTGTTCCTGCTCGTCGCGGTGTCGATGGTGCTCGTGGCCGTCTCGCTCACGCGGGTCGAACTGCTCGCGCGACGCTGA